Proteins co-encoded in one Acipenser ruthenus chromosome 3, fAciRut3.2 maternal haplotype, whole genome shotgun sequence genomic window:
- the LOC117435221 gene encoding tumor necrosis factor receptor superfamily member 6B-like, translating into MFNTKLLITLALFFEANHAEQLFKIKVETYLHQDPVTGQTLTCNRCPPGQHLQNHCTATHQTICAPCSENHYTQYWNYIEKCQYCNNFCKENQFVKKECSPFHNRVCECRKGYYWHFEFCIKHSECPPEYGVKVEGTPHKDTVCEKCPPGWFSSASSKHEKCLKHTDCESLNLIQIISGTGWHDNLCMSCTDPKATGGRTSHEEILALFFDRQNLKRKKVIKFGRKLFRQEAQKIFKKAGNISPQKLMMLYIKEWKSDQNTAGNTSEELLEKLREARLTKVAQRLEKKFHMNGHEKMQQNLCTISNHI; encoded by the exons ATGTTTAACACAAAG TTGCTGATCACACTGGCCCTATTCTTTGAGGCCAACCATGCAGAGCAGCTGTTTAAGATTAAAGTGGAAACTTACCTTCACCAGGATCCAGTAACAGGACAGACACTTACCTGTAATCGCTGCCCGCCTGGACAACACCTACAAAACCATTGTACAGCCACTCATCAGACCATATGTGCTCCCTGCTCAGAAAACCACTATACCcagtactggaattacattgagAAATGTCAGTACTGCAACAATTTCTGCAAGGAAAATCAGTTTGTCAAGAAAGAGTGCAGTCCTTTTCACAACCGAGTTTGTGAGTGCAGAAAAGGCTATTACTGGCACTTTGAGTTTTGCATTAAGCACAGTGAGTGCCCACCTGAATATGGTGTCAAAGTGGAAG GCACGCCCCACAAAGACACAGTCTGTGAGAAATGTCCTCCAGGATGGTTTTCTTCTGCGAGTTCCAAACATGAGAAGTGCCTTAAACACACTGACTGTGAGTCCTTGAACCTAATACAGATCATCAGTGGTACTGGGTGGCATGACAACCTGTGTATGTCATGCACAGACCCCAAAGCAACAG GTGGACGCACTTCACATGAAGAAATCCTCGCTCTTTTTTTTGATCGCCAAAACCTGAAACGTAAAAAAGTTATCAAATTTGGAAGAAAACTTTTTCGTCAGGAGGCACAGAAAATATTCAAAAAAGCTGGAAACATTTCACCACAAAAGCTCATGATGCTTTACATTAAAGAATGGAAATCTGACCAAAATACAGCTGGCAATACATCAGAGGAGTTGCTGGAAAAGCTGAGAGAAGCAAGGCTCACAAAAGTTGCACAACGGTTAGAGAAGAAATTTCATATGAATGGACATGAAAAAATGCAACAGAATCTTTGTACAATTTCCAatcatatataa